The following are from one region of the Salicibibacter kimchii genome:
- the mutY gene encoding A/G-specific adenine glycosylase, translated as MTSYSNRLETFPIGEFCRKILKWYEKNKRPLPWRENKDPYRIWVSEIMLQQTKVDTVKPYFENFMNKFPTPEVLAEAEEEQVMKAWEGLGYYSRARNLQSAVKEVVHHYGGEIPKSPEDFASLKGVGPYTKGAVMSIAYDLEEPAVDGNVMRVLARVLLIGDDIGKQRTRKQVEQDVRALMVGTSPADFNQALMELGALVCTPKNPDCTACPVNNTCRAYQRGMTRELPVKAKKKKQQRQTMAAAVIENKNGEILVEQRPDKGLLAGMWQFPMVEASPALLHEAMSNYLKETHHVDVVLEATEQRFDHVFSHLIWDIHVFRTTAHAHTLTLNGKWLTKTKAKQLAFSVSHQKIWEQQL; from the coding sequence ATGACAAGCTATTCAAACCGTTTGGAAACGTTCCCAATCGGGGAATTCTGCCGAAAGATATTAAAATGGTATGAAAAAAATAAACGCCCTTTGCCATGGAGGGAAAATAAAGACCCCTACCGAATTTGGGTGTCAGAAATTATGTTGCAGCAAACAAAGGTCGACACTGTGAAGCCTTACTTTGAAAATTTTATGAACAAATTCCCGACCCCCGAAGTTTTAGCCGAGGCAGAAGAAGAACAAGTAATGAAAGCGTGGGAGGGGCTGGGCTATTATTCACGCGCCCGTAACCTACAATCAGCCGTAAAAGAAGTCGTTCACCATTATGGTGGTGAAATTCCGAAAAGCCCCGAAGATTTTGCCTCCCTAAAAGGGGTCGGCCCCTATACAAAAGGGGCAGTGATGAGCATTGCCTATGATCTTGAAGAGCCGGCGGTTGATGGGAACGTTATGCGTGTGCTCGCGCGTGTGTTGTTAATTGGCGATGATATTGGAAAACAACGCACGCGTAAACAGGTAGAACAAGATGTGCGCGCGCTTATGGTCGGCACTTCTCCCGCGGATTTTAACCAAGCCTTGATGGAACTGGGAGCATTGGTTTGCACACCAAAAAATCCTGATTGTACCGCTTGCCCGGTAAATAATACTTGTCGTGCTTATCAGCGGGGCATGACCCGAGAGTTGCCGGTGAAAGCTAAAAAGAAGAAGCAACAACGGCAGACAATGGCGGCAGCGGTTATAGAAAATAAAAATGGAGAAATTCTCGTTGAACAACGCCCGGACAAAGGGTTGCTTGCCGGGATGTGGCAATTTCCGATGGTAGAGGCATCGCCTGCGCTGCTACATGAAGCGATGAGCAATTATTTAAAAGAGACGCATCATGTGGATGTCGTACTGGAGGCAACGGAGCAACGGTTCGATCATGTTTTTAGCCACCTTATCTGGGACATTCACGTCTTTCGTACTACAGCTCATGCTCACACACTGACCCTAAACGGAAAGTGGTTAACGAAAACAAAAGCAAAGCAATTGGCGTTCTCCGTCTCCCATCAAAAAATTTGGGAGCAGCAATTATAG
- a CDS encoding metal-dependent hydrolase, with amino-acid sequence MDTASHVVMGVGIAGLATLDPVIAENPATMQAVAIGAIIGSQAPDFDTVLKMKNNASYITNHRGATHSIPAVLLWSIVISVVIYLFLPAASLFHLWIWTFLAVAIHVFVDIFNAYGTKALAPIKNKWIAIGSINIFDPFMFILHIAGMLLWLAGMDPGYTFLSIYMILAVYYVWRMKVRNGVIRHARRLHPHATHIFISPTYRWSEFHLVIRTQDYLHVATWKKKSIHYLESYLFEPIPNDPIIEAALEDQNLSAFLSFSPTYRWGIEEYPFGYDVIFTDLRYRSAGYYPFVSVVRLNRDLTITGSYTGWIYDLEKLEYKLQTSRRSKKKKRARLLNAT; translated from the coding sequence ATGGACACTGCCTCCCACGTGGTTATGGGTGTCGGCATCGCCGGCCTTGCCACCCTGGACCCGGTGATTGCCGAAAACCCTGCAACCATGCAAGCCGTTGCAATCGGAGCTATCATTGGATCACAAGCACCAGATTTCGACACGGTGCTAAAAATGAAGAATAATGCATCCTATATTACAAACCATAGAGGAGCCACCCACTCAATTCCTGCCGTTCTCCTTTGGTCCATCGTTATTTCCGTCGTCATCTATTTGTTTTTGCCGGCCGCGAGTTTGTTTCATTTATGGATATGGACATTCCTCGCTGTCGCCATTCACGTGTTTGTAGATATTTTCAACGCTTACGGCACAAAAGCACTGGCACCGATTAAAAATAAATGGATTGCTATTGGTTCGATTAATATATTTGATCCGTTTATGTTCATCTTGCACATCGCCGGCATGCTATTGTGGTTGGCAGGCATGGACCCCGGATACACGTTCTTGTCCATCTACATGATCCTTGCGGTCTACTATGTATGGAGAATGAAAGTTCGTAACGGCGTGATCCGACATGCTCGCCGCCTCCACCCGCACGCGACCCATATTTTCATTTCTCCCACGTACCGGTGGTCCGAGTTTCACCTCGTCATTCGTACACAAGATTATCTTCATGTCGCCACCTGGAAAAAGAAATCCATTCACTATTTGGAAAGCTATTTATTTGAACCAATCCCAAATGACCCAATTATTGAGGCCGCCCTTGAAGATCAGAATTTATCGGCATTTCTCTCCTTTTCCCCTACCTATCGTTGGGGAATTGAAGAGTATCCATTCGGTTACGACGTTATCTTTACCGACTTGCGGTATCGATCTGCCGGATATTATCCGTTTGTATCGGTCGTCCGACTCAATCGAGATCTAACGATCACCGGGTCGTACACCGGTTGGATTTATGACTTGGAAAAGTTGGAGTACAAACTTCAAACATCAAGAAGGTCCAAAAAGAAAAAAAGAGCACGGCTACTGAATGCGACGTGA
- a CDS encoding AEC family transporter → MQIFFEVVLPVVLVFALGFLLQKWKSVDIKPISTVAIFVMTPCLVFDTIYHATLDVQYAYMLLFAILLLFILIFLNKLVSFLFKLSPETETGMILSTAFMNAGNYGAPIVLFAFGEEGFAYAVSLMVIQSVLMNSFGVYFASKGRGTMIQALKVVLTMPATWALAVALLAQFLPAMPAAITGVTEIVGVATIPTVMIILGMQLAQIPLRGFEWKTINYNAVLRLLISPLIAFGITIILPIEPLLAKVLILTAAMPTAANIVIFSVQFNAQPRLVSSTTLVTTLISIPTITVLLMIL, encoded by the coding sequence TTGCAAATATTTTTCGAGGTCGTTCTTCCGGTTGTGCTCGTGTTCGCACTCGGATTTTTACTTCAAAAATGGAAATCTGTGGACATCAAGCCTATTTCGACGGTCGCCATCTTCGTCATGACGCCTTGCCTGGTTTTTGATACGATTTATCATGCGACACTCGACGTGCAATATGCGTACATGTTGCTCTTTGCCATTTTGCTTTTATTTATTCTTATCTTTTTAAATAAGCTGGTTTCTTTTCTCTTTAAGCTCTCTCCGGAGACGGAAACCGGGATGATCCTTTCCACCGCTTTTATGAACGCAGGAAATTACGGAGCCCCGATCGTACTATTTGCTTTTGGAGAAGAGGGCTTTGCTTATGCCGTTTCCCTTATGGTCATTCAATCAGTGCTCATGAACAGTTTCGGTGTTTATTTTGCCTCCAAGGGCAGGGGGACAATGATCCAGGCTTTAAAGGTGGTCTTGACGATGCCGGCGACTTGGGCGTTGGCAGTAGCCTTACTGGCGCAATTTTTGCCTGCAATGCCTGCTGCCATTACAGGCGTAACCGAAATTGTCGGTGTGGCAACAATTCCGACTGTCATGATTATACTCGGCATGCAATTGGCGCAAATTCCGTTACGTGGATTTGAATGGAAAACAATCAATTATAATGCTGTGCTTCGCCTGTTGATTTCTCCGCTGATTGCTTTTGGCATTACGATAATTCTTCCCATCGAGCCATTGCTTGCCAAAGTGCTCATTTTAACAGCTGCCATGCCTACGGCAGCCAATATCGTTATCTTTTCGGTACAATTTAATGCCCAGCCGAGGCTAGTTTCGAGTACTACACTCGTGACCACCTTAATCAGCATTCCGACAATTACGGTCTTGCTTATGATTCTTTGA
- a CDS encoding GTPase family protein: MHEDDQKEYLEEPLRLFRKKVMPKLPPNIQKRVSGELERLEELFVDSRPPRFAVVGRRGAGKSTLVNAIFQAPVAEIGAVTAKTERGAWHTYKNNTQKAVMEVLDTRGFGEGDETHFHQTEEDTWQEALSSRYPDAILFLVKAKEIDARVNEDIEQLKKLRDIIKKKHDYLPPVIGIVTQVDELDPVYDTDPPFEEEKVANIGRASDHMERMLKEHLPEVAGILPVCAYIAFKNGEIVYDRRWRIDELIDFLLEQLPGSTWMQWARITQAKTIQIRIAKTIGKSASAITGGVGAQPIPLADLPVITGIQTSMIAGIAYVSGRKLDRKSMAEFLGAMGANVGTAFAFRQLARSLSKMTFPVAGHAISGTLAATATWGLCRAAILYFIEKRPAHEAKEAYNNQSKPPADVFEER; this comes from the coding sequence ATGCATGAGGACGATCAGAAAGAATATTTGGAGGAACCGTTGCGCTTATTCCGAAAAAAAGTGATGCCAAAATTACCTCCGAATATCCAAAAGCGTGTCTCCGGCGAGCTGGAACGGCTCGAAGAACTGTTTGTAGATTCGCGCCCCCCTCGTTTTGCCGTCGTGGGGAGGCGCGGCGCAGGCAAATCGACACTTGTGAATGCCATCTTCCAAGCGCCGGTAGCTGAGATCGGCGCCGTTACCGCGAAAACCGAACGGGGGGCTTGGCATACGTACAAAAATAACACCCAAAAAGCCGTCATGGAAGTGCTGGATACACGGGGGTTCGGGGAAGGGGATGAAACACACTTTCACCAGACGGAAGAAGACACTTGGCAGGAAGCCCTTTCCTCCCGTTATCCCGATGCCATTTTATTTCTTGTGAAAGCAAAAGAGATAGACGCCCGTGTTAATGAAGATATTGAGCAGTTAAAAAAACTTCGGGACATCATTAAAAAGAAACATGATTACCTGCCTCCGGTGATAGGGATTGTCACACAAGTAGACGAGCTTGACCCTGTTTATGATACTGACCCTCCCTTTGAAGAAGAAAAAGTCGCCAACATCGGGCGAGCGAGCGACCATATGGAGCGCATGTTAAAGGAGCATTTGCCTGAAGTTGCCGGTATCCTTCCGGTTTGTGCTTATATCGCGTTTAAGAACGGGGAAATAGTCTATGACCGACGTTGGAGAATTGATGAACTGATCGATTTTTTGCTCGAGCAGCTGCCGGGGAGCACGTGGATGCAGTGGGCACGCATTACACAGGCGAAAACGATTCAAATCCGCATCGCCAAAACGATTGGTAAAAGTGCTTCCGCGATTACCGGCGGCGTTGGCGCTCAGCCGATTCCACTAGCAGACTTGCCGGTCATTACCGGTATACAAACGTCCATGATTGCCGGCATTGCTTACGTATCGGGAAGGAAATTGGACCGAAAATCAATGGCTGAGTTTTTGGGTGCGATGGGCGCCAATGTCGGCACCGCTTTCGCCTTTCGACAGTTGGCTCGGTCACTGAGTAAAATGACGTTTCCGGTCGCCGGCCATGCCATCTCCGGCACATTGGCGGCAACAGCTACGTGGGGATTATGTCGAGCTGCCATTCTTTACTTCATCGAAAAGCGTCCGGCCCATGAAGCAAAAGAAGCCTATAACAACCAATCAAAGCCACCGGCGGATGTATTCGAAGAAAGGTGA
- the recX gene encoding recombination regulator RecX: protein MLFPIRSMEKQVGDHIKISRITTQKQNAERYNLYVADENGERFACGVHESLLVRWALAKDKEITTAELDEIMQEDSVEKANKKALYFLAKRMRTEAEVREKLQDDEVPGDHIETVIQRMKDRAYINDKEYAHTYMRTMMTTSDKGPGSIRRYLHEKGVGDPAITEALEEYDEQKQIDVILKVIEKKEKTTTKDSQAMKKKKLTDALLRKGFQQSTIAAAFEAHDFSQDANDEWQALHLQAEKAANKLKRRYEQGKVRQKLKEQLYKKGFSLAMIDEYLETLNEERR from the coding sequence ATGCTTTTCCCTATTCGTTCGATGGAAAAACAAGTAGGTGATCATATAAAAATTTCAAGGATTACAACACAAAAACAAAATGCAGAACGATATAATTTATATGTCGCGGATGAGAACGGGGAACGTTTTGCGTGTGGCGTCCATGAAAGTCTTCTGGTGCGTTGGGCATTGGCGAAGGACAAAGAAATCACGACTGCCGAACTGGATGAAATCATGCAAGAGGACAGCGTAGAGAAGGCGAACAAAAAAGCCCTGTATTTTTTGGCAAAACGGATGCGCACGGAAGCGGAAGTGCGCGAAAAACTTCAGGATGATGAGGTTCCTGGCGATCATATCGAGACAGTTATTCAACGAATGAAGGACCGCGCTTATATCAATGATAAAGAATATGCCCATACGTATATGCGTACCATGATGACCACCTCGGATAAAGGACCGGGGAGCATACGCCGATACTTGCATGAGAAAGGCGTTGGTGATCCCGCTATTACGGAAGCGCTGGAAGAATATGATGAACAAAAACAAATCGATGTTATATTAAAAGTTATTGAAAAAAAAGAGAAAACAACTACCAAGGATAGCCAGGCCATGAAAAAGAAAAAGTTGACCGATGCATTGTTGCGCAAAGGTTTTCAGCAGTCGACCATTGCTGCTGCGTTCGAAGCGCACGATTTTAGCCAGGATGCGAACGACGAATGGCAAGCGTTGCACTTGCAGGCGGAAAAAGCAGCGAATAAACTAAAGAGACGATATGAGCAAGGGAAAGTAAGACAGAAACTGAAAGAACAACTTTATAAAAAAGGGTTTTCATTGGCGATGATTGATGAATACCTTGAAACGCTAAACGAAGAAAGAAGGTAA
- the fabL gene encoding enoyl-[acyl-carrier-protein] reductase FabL, giving the protein MENTNKVALVTGSSRGIGKDTAIRLAQEGYDVVIHYARSKKGAEETARQVEEHGSKALIVKANVSKKEKIDEMFATIEEEFGRLDVFVNNAASGVLRPAMELEENHWDWTMNINAKALLFCAQKAVPLMEKNGDGRIVSLTSIGSIRVLEHYSAVGVSKAALESLTRYLAVELAGKNIRVNAVSGGVVDTDALAHFPNRDELLEESRVKTPTGRLVERSDLVDAVQFLLSDQASMIRGQTIIVDGGISLLT; this is encoded by the coding sequence ATGGAGAATACAAACAAAGTCGCGCTTGTTACAGGTTCGAGCCGCGGAATTGGAAAAGACACGGCGATCCGACTCGCGCAAGAGGGATATGACGTGGTTATCCATTACGCTCGCAGCAAAAAAGGGGCAGAAGAAACCGCCAGGCAGGTAGAAGAGCACGGTTCTAAAGCGCTTATCGTGAAGGCAAACGTAAGCAAAAAGGAAAAAATCGATGAAATGTTTGCGACGATTGAAGAGGAATTCGGCCGATTGGATGTATTTGTGAATAACGCTGCCTCCGGTGTTTTGCGCCCGGCAATGGAACTCGAGGAAAACCATTGGGACTGGACGATGAATATCAATGCAAAAGCTTTGCTTTTTTGTGCCCAAAAGGCGGTTCCGCTTATGGAAAAGAACGGGGACGGGCGGATTGTCAGTCTCACATCCATAGGCTCTATTCGTGTCTTGGAGCATTATTCTGCCGTCGGTGTCTCCAAAGCAGCACTGGAATCACTTACTCGCTATTTAGCGGTTGAATTGGCGGGGAAAAACATACGTGTGAATGCGGTTTCCGGAGGAGTGGTGGACACCGATGCGTTGGCACACTTCCCGAATCGAGATGAATTATTGGAAGAATCCCGTGTGAAAACCCCGACCGGACGGCTCGTGGAACGTTCCGATCTCGTGGATGCAGTTCAATTTTTGTTGTCTGACCAAGCATCTATGATTCGTGGACAAACGATTATCGTAGATGGCGGAATTTCCCTTTTAACGTGA
- a CDS encoding Glu/Leu/Phe/Val family dehydrogenase, with amino-acid sequence MSRDETRKLIKDVVDTLKKESFRDEFTGNEKGEVFDSAAEIIKTTDKIIKSYIRVSRDNGTIERIPAYRVQHNNISGFYKGGIRFSSAVNEEEVENLAILMTIKNALHELPFGGAKGGVYVDPKNLSSRELNLVSKKYVQRLKPDLGPTNDIPAPDLGTNEKVIDWMVGEYKTITPGESYVNAFTGKSAVNGGVDGRREATGIGAFLSYYYLMDKWFKQADKAKATRPKSWKNLETLAQSDQPTKVAVQGFGNVGSIAAKEAIKCEDEHIVVAVSDEDVTLHNEKGLDIERLFSYSEQHRRLPHSEEELMEANVQAYIESPSAVLTSECDLLILAAVEDQITEENMKDVSAKILLEGANAPITKKADEYFESNGIMVIPDILANAGGVHVSYLEWMQSNVPKPYTKEDVITEMSEKMTDVCRRVYDHYFYSENYETSRMLCYKLAVMRLITLLYKHGKLY; translated from the coding sequence ATGAGTCGAGACGAAACCCGGAAATTAATTAAGGATGTTGTCGATACGTTAAAAAAGGAATCGTTTCGTGATGAATTTACGGGCAATGAGAAGGGAGAAGTCTTTGATTCCGCGGCCGAGATTATAAAAACGACGGATAAAATCATAAAAAGTTATATCCGTGTTTCGCGAGACAATGGAACGATCGAAAGGATCCCGGCCTACCGCGTTCAACACAATAATATTAGTGGTTTTTATAAAGGTGGGATACGTTTTAGCTCGGCTGTAAATGAAGAAGAAGTGGAAAATCTCGCGATTTTGATGACGATCAAAAATGCTCTGCATGAACTTCCTTTCGGTGGAGCCAAAGGAGGGGTGTATGTCGATCCGAAAAATTTATCGTCTCGAGAACTTAATTTGGTAAGTAAGAAATACGTCCAACGCTTAAAGCCTGATCTCGGTCCAACCAATGACATCCCCGCTCCGGACTTGGGCACCAATGAAAAAGTGATCGATTGGATGGTTGGGGAATATAAAACGATTACGCCCGGAGAATCTTATGTAAATGCCTTTACCGGAAAAAGCGCGGTGAACGGGGGCGTGGACGGCCGCAGGGAAGCCACGGGCATCGGTGCATTTTTAAGTTATTATTATTTGATGGATAAATGGTTTAAACAGGCCGATAAAGCGAAAGCGACAAGGCCAAAGAGCTGGAAAAATCTCGAAACGTTAGCCCAAAGCGATCAACCAACGAAAGTGGCGGTTCAAGGGTTTGGCAATGTTGGAAGTATCGCGGCAAAGGAAGCAATAAAGTGTGAAGATGAACATATCGTGGTTGCCGTATCAGATGAAGATGTCACCCTTCATAACGAAAAAGGCTTGGACATAGAAAGGTTGTTTTCATATAGCGAGCAGCACCGGCGGTTGCCGCATTCAGAGGAAGAATTAATGGAAGCGAATGTTCAAGCATATATTGAGTCTCCGTCGGCCGTGCTTACGAGCGAATGCGATCTGCTCATACTAGCTGCAGTTGAAGACCAGATTACGGAAGAAAATATGAAAGACGTGTCGGCGAAGATCCTTTTGGAAGGGGCGAACGCGCCCATTACCAAGAAAGCCGATGAATATTTTGAAAGCAACGGAATTATGGTTATTCCGGATATTTTGGCTAATGCAGGCGGTGTCCACGTCTCTTATCTGGAGTGGATGCAGTCAAACGTACCGAAACCGTATACGAAGGAAGACGTTATTACGGAAATGTCCGAGAAAATGACAGACGTATGCCGCCGCGTCTATGACCATTATTTTTATTCCGAGAACTATGAAACATCAAGAATGCTATGCTATAAACTTGCCGTTATGAGGTTGATTACGCTTTTATATAAGCATGGGAAATTGTATTGA
- a CDS encoding YfhH family protein yields the protein MTNQALTAEVARLNELAKKAEQKGMVSEFAVHERKKVIAESYLLNPDDFTPGETYTIESEPDADRSYFVISYMNGVFAWGYRDGDASLSAIPIALLGKNKT from the coding sequence ATGACGAATCAAGCGCTGACTGCAGAGGTTGCACGATTAAATGAATTGGCGAAAAAGGCGGAGCAAAAAGGAATGGTCAGTGAATTTGCGGTTCATGAACGGAAAAAGGTGATCGCGGAGTCGTATTTGTTAAACCCGGATGATTTTACTCCCGGGGAAACGTATACGATAGAGAGCGAGCCTGATGCTGACAGAAGCTATTTTGTCATCTCTTATATGAATGGCGTTTTTGCATGGGGGTACAGGGACGGAGATGCATCGTTGTCTGCCATTCCCATCGCCCTCTTAGGTAAAAATAAGACGTGA
- a CDS encoding TIGR01777 family oxidoreductase has translation MHVVITGGTGLVGKALTEKLRSLDHSVSILTRNVQNKQNENNLHYIEWLSDNKPEQELKNVDAIVNLAGASISSRWTKKHKARIKNSRIQATRECIRLMENLPDGPPNVFVSASAMGYYGISETEAFTEDSAPANQNFLQEVSERWEQEAKPAEELGVRTVYGRFGLILDPSEGALPKMILPYKLGAGGPIGNGKQWYSWVHRDDVAAFIIHAQEQAHVEGVYNVTAPNPERMRDFGKKIATTLNRPHWLPTPAFAVRTALGEMSALVVNGQKVIPARTQESGFRFHYEKAEEALADLFGKDESS, from the coding sequence ATGCATGTCGTGATCACCGGAGGAACAGGCCTTGTCGGGAAAGCACTTACGGAAAAACTGCGTTCCCTCGACCACTCTGTCTCCATTCTAACAAGAAATGTGCAAAACAAACAGAATGAAAACAACTTGCATTATATTGAATGGCTATCGGATAACAAACCGGAGCAGGAACTGAAAAATGTGGATGCGATCGTGAATTTGGCAGGCGCTTCCATAAGCAGCAGATGGACGAAAAAGCACAAAGCACGTATAAAAAACAGCAGAATTCAAGCGACGAGGGAATGCATCCGTTTGATGGAAAACTTGCCCGACGGGCCTCCAAATGTATTCGTAAGTGCGTCAGCCATGGGTTACTATGGCATCTCGGAAACAGAAGCATTCACCGAAGACAGTGCACCGGCAAATCAAAATTTTTTACAGGAGGTAAGCGAAAGATGGGAACAAGAAGCGAAACCTGCGGAAGAACTGGGGGTTCGAACGGTATATGGGAGGTTCGGTTTAATTCTTGATCCTAGCGAAGGAGCACTTCCGAAAATGATATTGCCTTATAAACTCGGCGCCGGTGGTCCAATCGGAAATGGAAAACAATGGTATTCCTGGGTCCACCGTGATGATGTGGCCGCCTTTATCATTCATGCACAAGAACAGGCCCACGTCGAGGGCGTTTACAACGTCACAGCTCCAAATCCTGAACGAATGCGTGATTTCGGCAAAAAAATCGCCACGACGTTGAATCGCCCCCATTGGCTTCCTACTCCGGCATTTGCGGTGCGAACAGCACTTGGGGAGATGAGTGCGCTCGTTGTTAATGGCCAGAAGGTGATCCCGGCGCGCACGCAGGAATCAGGGTTTCGATTTCATTATGAAAAGGCGGAAGAGGCGTTAGCTGACCTATTCGGCAAAGACGAATCGTCCTAA
- a CDS encoding FUSC family protein, producing MKFGARIFKTGIAVILALYAAHLLGLEPAFFAGLTAGLTIQPSIYRTYQRILHQVQANLIGAALAVIFGIAFGHEPFVIGVVVMLAISIILRIGLDSSTIPVTLVTIVIIMGQSPSGQSPDEGYALFALSRFSLIMLGVFSAFLVNLFFLPPKYENKLYDEIFATTENAARWIRLITRQDTNIQARREDLEEAKDKLVELDQLYLFYKEERSYFKKYKFAKARRIVLFREMLSVTKQLLHVLSSFDERENDFYHLPEHMQRLVQQQLDHLTNYHGRIMARYSGKVTTQMTDFMSEEVDEGNESLTDSFMNSYDHKELSREEWLNLLPLIAYIVEYNSQLDHLDRLVESFFTYHQEDEN from the coding sequence ATGAAATTTGGCGCCCGTATTTTTAAAACGGGAATTGCTGTTATACTCGCCCTGTATGCTGCACATTTACTCGGGCTGGAGCCTGCTTTTTTCGCAGGGCTAACGGCGGGGCTAACGATCCAACCGTCTATTTACCGAACGTATCAAAGAATTCTCCATCAAGTTCAAGCAAATTTGATCGGGGCTGCTTTGGCAGTAATTTTCGGAATCGCCTTTGGTCACGAGCCTTTCGTGATCGGTGTTGTAGTCATGCTTGCGATCTCCATCATCTTAAGGATCGGCCTAGACTCCTCCACGATACCGGTTACACTTGTGACGATCGTGATCATCATGGGGCAAAGTCCTAGTGGGCAAAGCCCGGATGAGGGATACGCCCTGTTTGCCCTATCCCGCTTTTCTCTGATCATGCTCGGTGTCTTTTCAGCTTTTCTCGTGAACTTGTTTTTCTTACCGCCGAAATATGAAAACAAACTGTACGATGAGATTTTCGCCACGACTGAAAACGCTGCCCGCTGGATCCGATTAATCACACGTCAGGATACAAATATCCAAGCCAGGCGTGAAGACTTGGAAGAGGCAAAGGATAAATTGGTCGAGTTGGATCAACTTTATTTATTTTATAAAGAAGAAAGGAGTTACTTCAAAAAATATAAATTCGCAAAAGCAAGGCGCATTGTCCTTTTTCGGGAGATGTTATCGGTCACAAAGCAACTTCTCCATGTCCTCAGTTCCTTTGATGAACGGGAGAACGATTTTTATCACCTTCCCGAACATATGCAACGGCTCGTCCAACAACAATTGGACCACCTTACAAATTACCACGGACGAATTATGGCACGTTATTCAGGGAAGGTAACGACGCAAATGACAGATTTCATGAGTGAAGAAGTGGATGAAGGCAATGAGTCGTTAACCGATTCTTTTATGAATTCATATGATCATAAGGAACTTAGCCGAGAAGAGTGGCTGAACCTGCTTCCGCTAATCGCCTACATTGTCGAATACAATTCGCAGTTGGACCATTTGGATCGGTTGGTGGAAAGCTTTTTCACCTACCATCAGGAAGATGAAAATTGA
- a CDS encoding MFS transporter has protein sequence MKRHTIQVFMEYKILEGKESAYQTWIKEMVSELTEMGAANFRWFEALEQPGLYVELFTVPSIETYERIKNLRRSREHPSFGALGNWVHKPLEEINCWAFHDRSAMIV, from the coding sequence ATGAAACGACACACGATTCAAGTTTTTATGGAATACAAAATATTGGAAGGAAAAGAGAGCGCGTATCAAACATGGATAAAAGAGATGGTGAGTGAATTAACCGAAATGGGCGCGGCAAATTTTCGTTGGTTTGAGGCTTTGGAGCAACCGGGGTTATACGTGGAATTGTTTACGGTTCCCTCGATCGAAACGTACGAGCGAATAAAAAACCTTCGAAGATCCAGGGAACACCCGAGTTTCGGAGCGTTGGGAAATTGGGTGCACAAACCTCTCGAAGAAATCAACTGTTGGGCATTTCATGATCGATCAGCGATGATTGTATAG